AACTTGGGGAAAACATAAGGTGCGCTTGAATGGTTTTTCGGCAAACGAAGGTTACAGCGTAAGCGAATCATTCGATATCACTTTCACAAGGGTGTATATGTTTTGGGGACTATCTAATATTAGGGATAAAACTTTGGATGAATTGTTGACTGAAGTGTATCTCAAACACCCTAATTCGAGTATTGGCGACTTGAAAATTACCGAAGAATATGAACTGTCTGATAGTTTTTATGATATGTTTACATTTGGAATTCTACGTCCCTATACGCTTCATATTAAAGGGAATATATATTCGTATTCAAAAGGGAGCAATTTAAAATGAAAAAAATATATTCATTAATTTTAGTATCCTTCTTATTATTTAATATTGACTGTGCCTCTTATCAATATGAAATTAGAGATACCAAAATACCAATCAGCTTTTCTTATGAACTAGAAAAGGATGAAAAATATAGACATTTCTCCATCGAAACTAAACTATCTTGGTTTCTCTTTGATACACAACCTATTGATACCTTAGACCTGGATGAAATTATAAGAAATCAACTTCCTAATGCGAAGAAAATTTTTAATCTTAGGATTTATTCTAAAGAGAATGTTATGGATTCTTTTATTAGAACACTGACGACAGGTGCACAAATTCTTTTAGCTTCCAATCGGGCCTTATATTCACAAAGGACGATTGTAATTGAAGGTCTGGTTGTGGAATAATTTTTAGTATTTAAATATTTTGACAATCAGCTAGTTGTATTAAAATGAATAGAATGAAATTTGCTAAAGTTTTCTTTTTAGTTATCTCTTTATTGCTTTTGCATCAATGTATCACAAATTCTGGCTGGAAATGCGTGAACCAATGCAAAGATAATTTTGGTGAATACACAGCAGGCGTAAATGACCAATACATTGGCCCAACTGTTGAAAGTCCCAAGTTGAGTAAAAGTATTTTTTCCTTTGGTAATATTTTCCCATATGGCAAAGGCAAACTCATTTATGGAAAAGAAACTCCCGGTTACAAACGTGCCTTTCATGACACTGGCGATTCTTATGAAGGAAATTTTGGATGGGATAAAGCGTTGATGTATAGTGTTAACAGAGTATCATAGATCTTACCCCGCTAACAAATACAAAGGGTATCTAAACGTTAAGGATATTCCTATTGACTAAATATTGAGAAAGGATTGAATGTAGAAGTAAAAATCGTTTCAGTTCATTGTGAAACTACAACTACATGCACAGTCACTAAAACCATCATAAGATAAGTAAACTGTGCTAAAGGATTATAGCGAGATTCTGTCGTTAATCACAATTGGTTTATAATAAATTTGTTATGTATTATTTTTTAGAAATTCTCATCCTTGTGCTGCGTTGGAAATTTCCTGTCAAGCCTCCGATGTGGCAAAACGATCGGCATAGGCACCAGGTTCTACAATGGTTACTTTGATTCCAAAGGGTTTCACTTCGCTCGCCAAACTTTCATGAATCGCTTCGAAGGCCCATTTGGAAGAACATTAATATCCAATCAAAGGCGCCGATACAAGGCCCATCGTGCTGGAAACACCAATGATATGACTTCCACCACACGTTTGACCTGATCGGGTTTTGTGACATCGAGCTCTAAAGTTAGAACTTGATCACCATATTTATCTTTTAGGTCTGTTAAGTTTGATAAAGAACGTGCGGTGACCGCCACAGTGCAAGCTCCGACTCTTTATCGTTTGTTTGGTGATTTGCGAGGATTACTGCCGAGTGTTATATCTCTTTCGGAGGGAGAACGCACCCTCCTGAAAGAGATATTAGATAGAATCGCAAACCAAAAATAACTAATATCTGTAGGAAAAACATTTGCAAATCGATATTTGTTTTTTGGTTCTGCTATACCTTTTAGTAGTGTATCTTTAATTCTCTATTCCCAACTCACCACCACTTTTCCAAAATGTTTTCCTGTTTGTAAATATTGTAAGGCTTCTGGAACTTCATCCCAACCGTACACTTTGTCCACAACTGGTTTCATTTTGTTTTGTTCGATGGCTCGGTTCATTTTTTCAAAATCAGCACGGCTTCCCACAATCACACCTTGCACTTTGACTCCTTGCATAAGAATCGGGTAAAGAGAAAGGCTTGATTCTCCACCAGCAAGGACACCAATCAGTGCAATGGTTCCGTACGGTTTGACACTCATCATAGATTTTTGCATGGTGCCGGCACCACCCACTTCGATGATGAGATCGGCTCCTGCCATTTTAGTTACTTTTCGAACATCTCGTTCCCAGTTGGTTTTGGTTGCATAGTTGATGGTAACATCCGCGCCGAGGGTTTTGGCACGTTCCAGTTTTTCATCACTGGAAGAAGTAATGATGACTCGAGCACCCATCATTTTTGCAAATTGTAAGGCAAATAGAGAGACACCTCCAGTGCCAAGACAAAGCACATCGGATCCAGGTCCAATCCCTCCAAAATTCACAACGGCATTATAAGCGGTTAAGCCCGCACAACCTAAGGTGGCTGCTTCCTTGTCTGTAAGGTGGCTAGGTGTGGAGACAAGTCCATCTTCTTGGAATTTCCCAAAATTCGCTAAACAGCCGTCATGTGGGCCGCCGAGAGTGGAACGGAGGTTGTCCATATTAGGTGCCCCATCCATCCACTTCTGGGCAAAGATGGGAAGCACCCGGTCTCCTTTTTTCCAAAGAGTGACCTCAGAACCAACGGCTTCCACCACACCGGCTCCATCAGAACAAGGAATGAGGGGAAGTTTTTGCCTCGGGTTATAAGTTCCAATCACCATTAAATAATCTCGATAATTCAGTGAAGTCGCAGTTAGGCGAACTAAAACTTCTTTGGGAGACAATGATTCAGAAAGATCCCTTGTTGATTTTTTTAGATTTTCTAATCCGAACGATCCTTGGATTTCCCAAACTTGATTTAACATATACCCTCTAAAAATTTAGAATCAAAATTCACTCGTCAGATCCTCGTCTGTCCTTATCCTTTGTCGAGTGGGAATCAGAAGAAAGGGGCCTTATGAAAAAAGATTTTTGGAACGATAGGGTGGTAGTGATCACTGGAGCAACAAGTGGGATAGGAAAGGCCTTGTATGAAGAATTGGCTAAATTTCCCTGTGAATTGGTTCTTGTAGCAAGAAGGGCTGCCGAAATTACCGAACCCAAAAACAAACACGAAGGTGTTATCATTCACAAAGTGGCCTGTGATCTCGCTGATCCCACATCTGTATTAGATGCCACCCAGTGGATTGGAAAACAAATTCCTAAAATTGATGTTTTGTTTAATAATGCAGGAATCACGGCGCATGGTCGTTTTGACTCCCTTTCGATGGAGGTGTATCGCAAAACCTTTGCCACAAATTTTTTTGGCCCGGTCCAATTCATCCGTGGTCTTTTACCTCTTCTCCTTACTGCCAAAGGAAATATTGTCACCACATCCACAGTCTCGGCTCTTTACGGAGTGCCAGGTCGTGCGGCATATTCTGCATCTAAGTCTGCTTTACATGCGGCACTTGAATCCCTTAGGATCGAAACAATGGATGCGGGACTTGGTGTATCCCTAGTTTGTGTTCCTTATACAGACACGGCTCTTCGTACTTCAGGACTCGACGCAAGTGGAGGGATTTTATCGGAGGCACCCGCAAAAGGAAAACGAAAGAGTGCAAAAGAAGTGGCTCATGTTTTAATGTCTGTAGCCAAAGACAAAGAAGCAAGGCTTGTGACATTCAACTTGTCAGGAAAATTTTTGGAATGGATGCGATTTTTCTCTCCTAAGTTTTTAGAAAAAATTCTTTATAAAAAACTTTATGAGGACTTCAAACCACACTGACCTCCGTCTAAACCAAGGTATAGGGAGAGAATCTATCCTTTGGAAAATTTATTGTTTTCGTATTTAGCGGCTGTTATATTTACATTTCTCTTTATGTGTCTTATGTGGTTTTGGGGAAAATCCAGGGACAACTACGCCGTCATTGATGTAGGTTGGGGACTTGTGATTGCAGGGATTGCCAGTATCCTTGTTTTATTGGGAAGAGGAAACGTTTTTGCAAAAATCGCAATCCTTGTTCCCGTTTGGATCTGGGCTCTACGTTTGTCTGGGTTCCTATACTGGACTCGCATTCGTACAAACCATCCAGAAGACAAAAGGTACGCTGGATTTCGGAAAGACTACGGTGACAAAGTCCATAGTAAGATGTTCACCAACGTGTTTCTATTACAAGGTTTTCTTGCACTTTTTCTTTCTTTTCCTTTTTACTTTGCCGCGCAGTGGAACTTATTTCCCAACACTGGGATGATGGGGCCTAACGGGTATTTGATGGTGGTTCTTGGTTGGATTTTCTTTGTGGTAGGGGTCATCGGGGAAGGAATCGCCGATAGGGACCTTCATCAATTTGTAGCAGATCCGAAAAACAAAGGCAAAGTCTGTGATTTAGGTCTTTGGAAGTATACAAGACATCCCAATTATTTTTTTGAATGGGTAATATGGCTTGGGATTGGGATCATTCCGATTCTTTCTACGCCTTGGGCTGCCCTTTCGCTTTTTACCCCAGTCTTTATGTTTGTATTGTTACGATTTGTTTCCGGTGTTCCATTTGCAGAAAAATATTCCCTTCTTTCCAAAGGTGATGTTTTTCGCGAATACATGCGCACCACAAATGCATTTTTCCCTTGGTTTCCCAAACAAAAATAATAAAGGATAATACATGAATTTTACGGATTCAAAAGAAAAAGAAGGAAGTTCTTCTTTTAACATCAACTCACTTTTAGAAAAGGATATCTTTCCTGATTGGCTCATTCGGTTTCGCATCCGCCAACTATTGAAACTTCGGATTCGCCAAGAGAGAAAGGAGAATGTTACGGCTGGGCTCCAACACAAAATGAACTATGTGAACGAGTTAAAGAAATCTCCGATTGCCGTACATACAGAAGCGGCAAACGAACAACATTACGAAGTTCCCAGTGATTTTTTTACTTATGTTATGGGGCCTAGGATGAAGTATTCTTCTGGGTATTGGCAAAGTCTTGATACAAGTTTTGCTGAATCTGAAGAAGAGATGTTACGAATCACAGTGGAGCGAGCGGAGATTCAAAATGGAATGAAAGTTTTGGATTTAGGTTGTGGTTGGGGAAGTATATCTCTCTACATTGCAGAAAAATTTCCGAAATGTAAGGTTACAGGTGTTTCCAACTCGCGTACACAAAAAGAATTTATTGATAAACGTGCCAAAGAACGTGGATTAAAAAATCTAACCATCATCACAAAAGACATGAACGATTTTACCACCAAAGACAAGTTTGATCGGATTGTTTCCGTAGAAATGTTAGAACATATGAAAAACTACGAAAAACTCTTTGAGAAACTATCGAAGTTTCTTGTGGCAGATGGAAAGTTTTTCGTACATATCTTCACTCATAAGGAATTTGCTTATCCGTTTGAAGTCATTGATGAAACGGATTGGATGGCAAAATATTTTTTTACAGGTGGGCAGATGCCATCGGATGATTTATTTTTATACTTCCAAAAAGATTTCCTTATCGAAAACCATTGGGTTGTGAATGGGACTCATTATGCGAGAACGAGTGAAGCTTGGTATGATAATATGATAGAAAACAAGGACAAACTAATGCCTATCCTTGCGAATACTTACGGCGAAAAAGAAAAAACCAAATGGTTTGTCTATTGGAAAGTTTTCTTTCTCGCCTGTGCTGAGTTATGGGGTTACCGAAACGGTGAAGAGTGGTTTGTGAGCCACTACTTGTTTCGAAAACGCTGAGTTTTTTTCCCAGCAGCTTTTACGTAAACGCCACCTTCTTTTTTAGAAGAGGGTGCGCTGCTACTACGGCGAGAATCCCCACCTCTTTCGCTTCTTTCTCCGCGTTCACTTCTGTCACTGTTGGATCTGCCACCTCGGTATCCACCGCGACCGCCGCCACCACCAGATCCACCTTCATCACGGCGTCGTCTTCCACCAGATCCACCACCAGGAGGCATTTCGCTCCATTCCGCAGGTGTTTTTCCGATTTTTTCCGGTCCACTGATTTTGGTTTTATCAAGCATAGTCGAAAGGAGTTTTAGAGCTAACGAACGTTTGTCGTCTAACTTTAAAAGTTTTTCTAAAACTTCTTCTGCGTCAGCATGAATTTCTGTTTCCACAACTTTGTTTAAAAAGTCTTCTTCTCTTCTTGCAAGTACTTCCTTTTTGGTTGGAAGGGCCGCAATGGTAAGATTGGTTCCAGAAGTCCCTTTGAGTCGGATGAGGGCACGAGATTCTCTCGTTGTCACAAGAGTCACAGCTTTTCCCGATTTTCCGGCACGACCTGTACGACCAATTCTATGAGTATAACTTTCGCTATCAAAAGGTAAGTGGTAGTTGATCACAAGTGACAAATCTTTTACATCTAGTCCACGTGCCGCAACGTCAGTGGCAACGAGGATTTTCACTCGGCCATCATGTAGGCTTTTTAAAACTTGTTCTCTTTGTTTTTGGTTTAGATCTCCGTGAAGTGCTTCCACAGGGTATCCTTTAAAACTGAGAGTAGATTTTAAATCATCTGCTTCTTTCTTCGTTTTTGTGAAGATGATTGCCTTATATGGATTTTCATAATCCAAAATTCGAACTACAGAAATTTCTCGTTCTGCTTCATCGATCACGTAGTACACTTGTTCGATGTTCTTAGAAGATTTTTCTGTTGCTGCAATTTTTACATGTGCAGGGTGCGT
This portion of the Leptospira montravelensis genome encodes:
- a CDS encoding DUF1295 domain-containing protein, which translates into the protein MENLLFSYLAAVIFTFLFMCLMWFWGKSRDNYAVIDVGWGLVIAGIASILVLLGRGNVFAKIAILVPVWIWALRLSGFLYWTRIRTNHPEDKRYAGFRKDYGDKVHSKMFTNVFLLQGFLALFLSFPFYFAAQWNLFPNTGMMGPNGYLMVVLGWIFFVVGVIGEGIADRDLHQFVADPKNKGKVCDLGLWKYTRHPNYFFEWVIWLGIGIIPILSTPWAALSLFTPVFMFVLLRFVSGVPFAEKYSLLSKGDVFREYMRTTNAFFPWFPKQK
- a CDS encoding zinc-dependent alcohol dehydrogenase family protein, which translates into the protein MLNQVWEIQGSFGLENLKKSTRDLSESLSPKEVLVRLTATSLNYRDYLMVIGTYNPRQKLPLIPCSDGAGVVEAVGSEVTLWKKGDRVLPIFAQKWMDGAPNMDNLRSTLGGPHDGCLANFGKFQEDGLVSTPSHLTDKEAATLGCAGLTAYNAVVNFGGIGPGSDVLCLGTGGVSLFALQFAKMMGARVIITSSSDEKLERAKTLGADVTINYATKTNWERDVRKVTKMAGADLIIEVGGAGTMQKSMMSVKPYGTIALIGVLAGGESSLSLYPILMQGVKVQGVIVGSRADFEKMNRAIEQNKMKPVVDKVYGWDEVPEALQYLQTGKHFGKVVVSWE
- a CDS encoding DEAD/DEAH box helicase, with amino-acid sequence MTKNDTEVGNDFQSFGLRPEILQGITDAGFESPSPIQKQAIPLVLEGKDLIAQAQTGTGKTAAYGLPCLNRISVNDGMQVLVLTPTRELALQVSDELFKLGKHLGIKTTTIYGGSSYSKQITQVAKGAQVAVATPGRLLDLLKGKELKNFKPSMVILDEADEMLDMGFMDDIESIFNLLPTKRQTLLFSATMPEPIKKLASKYQTHPAHVKIAATEKSSKNIEQVYYVIDEAEREISVVRILDYENPYKAIIFTKTKKEADDLKSTLSFKGYPVEALHGDLNQKQREQVLKSLHDGRVKILVATDVAARGLDVKDLSLVINYHLPFDSESYTHRIGRTGRAGKSGKAVTLVTTRESRALIRLKGTSGTNLTIAALPTKKEVLARREEDFLNKVVETEIHADAEEVLEKLLKLDDKRSLALKLLSTMLDKTKISGPEKIGKTPAEWSEMPPGGGSGGRRRRDEGGSGGGGGRGGYRGGRSNSDRSERGERSERGGDSRRSSSAPSSKKEGGVYVKAAGKKTQRFRNK
- a CDS encoding SDR family NAD(P)-dependent oxidoreductase: MKKDFWNDRVVVITGATSGIGKALYEELAKFPCELVLVARRAAEITEPKNKHEGVIIHKVACDLADPTSVLDATQWIGKQIPKIDVLFNNAGITAHGRFDSLSMEVYRKTFATNFFGPVQFIRGLLPLLLTAKGNIVTTSTVSALYGVPGRAAYSASKSALHAALESLRIETMDAGLGVSLVCVPYTDTALRTSGLDASGGILSEAPAKGKRKSAKEVAHVLMSVAKDKEARLVTFNLSGKFLEWMRFFSPKFLEKILYKKLYEDFKPH
- a CDS encoding SAM-dependent methyltransferase, coding for MNFTDSKEKEGSSSFNINSLLEKDIFPDWLIRFRIRQLLKLRIRQERKENVTAGLQHKMNYVNELKKSPIAVHTEAANEQHYEVPSDFFTYVMGPRMKYSSGYWQSLDTSFAESEEEMLRITVERAEIQNGMKVLDLGCGWGSISLYIAEKFPKCKVTGVSNSRTQKEFIDKRAKERGLKNLTIITKDMNDFTTKDKFDRIVSVEMLEHMKNYEKLFEKLSKFLVADGKFFVHIFTHKEFAYPFEVIDETDWMAKYFFTGGQMPSDDLFLYFQKDFLIENHWVVNGTHYARTSEAWYDNMIENKDKLMPILANTYGEKEKTKWFVYWKVFFLACAELWGYRNGEEWFVSHYLFRKR